AAGCTGAAGGAAGTCTTCGGCAAACCGCCGCATGCGGGGGTGAACACGGACGAGGCGGTGGCATTGGGAGCGGCGCTGTACTCGAGCGCGGTGGACAAGGTGAGCAGCGTGGTGCTCATCGACGTGCTGCCGATGACGATTGGCGTGGCGATGCCGGGAGGAGGGTTCACGCGGGTCATCGAGAGGAACACGCCGCTGCCGGCGCAGCGCTCGTTCGCGATCTCCACGACGAGGGACAACGAAGAGGTGATGGAGCTGTCCATCTTCCAGGGAGAGGACAACCACATCTCGGCGAACGAGTACCTGGGGACGGTGAGGCTGGAGGGCCTGCCGAAGGGCCCGAAGGGCTCCGTCCGGGTGGCGGTGACGCTGCGGCTGGATTCGGAGTGCGTGCTGCACGTGAACGCGCTGGAGTACTCGACGCGCAAGGAGATGAAGGCGACGTTGGCGACGCGCTACACGCCGGAGGAGCTGAGGCAGAGGCTGAACGTGGCCTCGGACGCGGCGAGGGCGGCGGAGGAGCGTCGAGGACAGGACCTGAAGGAGCGCTCGGGGCGTTTCTGGGGTTTCCTGAAGAAGGTGGTGGGAAAGGCCTGAGCCCAACAACCCCCAACAACAACAACAACAACAACCCCTCTCCCTCTGGGAGAGGGACGGGGTGAGGGTATCGAGCATCCCGGGTTGAGCTACCCTGTGGTGCCATGGCCGCCAGCCCCCAGGATCCCATCTACGTCCAGGCGCTCATCTTCCTTGGAGCGGCGGTCGTCGCCGTGCCGCTCTTCCGCAGGCTGCGCTTGGGCTCCATCCTCGGCTACCTGGCGGCGGGGCTCGTCATCGGCCCCTTCGGGCTCGGACTCTTCTCCGACTCCACCTCGGTGATGCATGTCGCCGAGCTCGGCGTCGTGCTCTTCCTCTTCGTCATCGGGCTGGAGCTCAACCTCACGCGGCTGTGGGCCATGCGCCGCGACATCTTCGTGCTCGGCACGGCGCAGGTCGTCTTCACCGGCCTGCTGGCCATGCTCTACCCGCTTCTCGTGGTGGGGCGCTCGTGGCAGGCCTCGCTCGTGGCGGGGCTCGGGCTCGCGCTCTCGTCCACGGCGCTCGTCATGCAGCTGCTCGGAGAGCGCGGCGAGGCGCAACACCCCCATGGCCAGAAGGCGTTCGCCATCCTCCTGTTGCAGGATCTGGCCATCGTGCCGCTGCTCGCGCTCGTGGCGTTGCTCTCCCCGGTGAAGACGGCCGGGGGCGACCCGGTCTGGCTGTCCGGGGCGAAGATGCTGGGCGCCTTGGCGGTGGTGGTGCTCACGGGCCGCTACCTGCTCAGCCCCTTCTTCCGGGTGCTCGCGAGCGCGGGGGCCCATGAGGTGATGACGGCGGCCGCCCTACTCGTCGTCATCGCGGCGGCCACGCTGATGACGTACGTGGGGCTGTCCTCCGCGCTCGGCGCGTTCATCGCGGGCGTCCTGCTCGCCGAGTCGACCTACAGGCACGAGCTCGAGGCGGACCTCGAGCCCTTCCGGGGGCTGCTGCTCGGGCTCTTCTTCATCTCCGTCGGGATGACGGTGGACCTCCGGGTCATCGCGCATGCCTGGCCCCTGCTGCTCGGCGCGGTGGTGACGCTCACGGTCATCAAGACGTCGGTGGTATACGGGCTGATGCGGCTGTTGCGCAACGGGCACGAGGTGTCCATCCGCACCGCGCTGTACCTGGGGCAGGGCGGCGAGTTCGGCTTCGTCCTGTTCTCCACCGCGGTGGCCGCCGGGGTGATGGAGCAGGTGATTGCCACGCGGCTCGTCGCGGTCGTGACCCTCACCATGGCGCTCACGCCGCTGCTGGCCGCGCTCGCCCCGAGACTCGCACGTACGCGCGCGGCACCCGAGCGCGAGGAGCGCTTCGAGGACGTACACGGCTCGGTGCTCATCATTGGCTTCGGGCGGTTCGGGCAGATCGTCAGCCAGCTGCTGCTGCCCGAGGGGGTCGACGTCACCACCATCGACAACGACGTGGAGATGATCGAGGCGGCCGAGCGCTTTGGCTTCAAGGTCTACTATGGCGACGGCACGAGGCTGGACGTGTTGCGCGCGGCGGGTGCGGAGCGTGCGCGGCTCATCTGCGTGTGTGTGGAGCGCCAGGAGACCGCCAACCGCATCGTGGAGCTGTGTCGGACGTCATTCCCCTTCGCGCGGCTGTACGTGCGCGCGTACGACCGAGGGCATGCGCTGGAGCTGCTGGAGCAGGGCGCGCACTTCCAGATGCGCGAGACCTTCGAGAGCGCGATCGCCTTCGGGCGCGCGGCGCTGGAGGAGCTGGGGCTGTCGAGGGAGCGCGTGGCGGAGGTGGAGGAGGATATCCGCCGGCGCGATCGCGAGCGCTTCGCCCTGCAGCAGCAGCAGGGCCGGGACCCCTGGGTGGGCAGCGACAGGCTCTACACCCGTCCCGCCCCTCGCCCCGAGCCGTTCACGAGCCCTCAGCGTCAGGGCGTCGCGCTGAACCCGGACGCGCTGACAGAGGGTTCCACCAGGCAGGACGAGGAGGGGGGCGGAGACGACTAGCGCCCGCCCTCGGGGCCCTGTGGCGCCTCCCCGGGCCGCTGCGCGGAAGCGCGAGGCTCCTCCTGCTTCAACCCCTTCAGCTTCAGCTCCGCGCTCTTCCAGGGCCAATGGCCCTCCAACTCCACGGCGAGGGTGAAGCTCAGGAAGGTGCGGATGAGCACGATGAGCCCGAGCACGAGCACGCCCTGGAGCGTGGGCTCCTCGCTGACGGTGCGGATGATGTCGGCGGCGACGAGCAGCTCCAGCCCGAGCAGGATGGAGCGGCCGACCTTCTCTCGGAAGTGGCGGAAGAGGCTCTCACGGGTCTCTCGGCGCAGGCGCAGCGGCACCGAGACCGCCGAGAAGACGGTGCCCACCACCATGACGGCCACGCCGGCGCCCTCGAAGAGGCGCGCGGCCATCGACACCCATTCCGCGAAGGCCATGGCCTCTCTCAATCGTAGCTCTCGGTGCCGGGAGGGCAGGAGGGCTCCTCGCCCATGAGCGAGCGCAGCGTGTTCTTGAGCTTCATGCTCTGCACGAACAGGTCTGCATGGGGTAACCCATCTGCGTGAGCGAGCCCACCGGCAGTCCCAGGGCCTTGCGGGCCAGGAGCACACCCGCGATGAACGTGCTGGAGACAGCGCCCATGTCGGGCAGCAGGACCGCGAGCTTCCCTCTTGGCGGGCGGATCGTGTCTGGTCGTTTCATCTGTCCCTCGCTACCCCATGTGCTCGCCTAAGGCTTAAGTACTCCTTGGACGTACAGCCACTTGCCCTCTCGACCAATGGCTCAACTCCACTGTGCTGTCCGTGGGTCGATGCGACCGTGGGGGTGTCGAGCGTCCGACGACGACCAGGTTGTGTATCCAGAGACGCCTTGGAAAGTCCCGCGGTGCTGCTCACCCTGCGCGGAAGTTCTGCCTGCCGAGGTGCCGATGGCTCCAGCGGAGATGACGACCGAGCAGCTCGAGCAGCGGGTGCGCTCGTTGATTGAAGAGGTGGTTCCACTTCGAGGACCACCGGCTGGAGTCCGCGGTGGCGTGGCTCGAGAAGCTGGGCGTGAAGAAGCTGCGCACGGGCTTGAGCTGGGCGGATAGCCACCGGCCCAACTACGAGGCCTGGTTCGACCGGCAGATGAGCCTGCTCGAGGACTTCGACGTGACGCTGACGTACTGCTTCACCCCGGGGTCGTGCGGCATCAATGAGCACCACACGAGCCCGCCCCGGAACATCGAGGAGTTCGCCGCCTTCTGCGCGCGCATGACGCGCCGCTACGCGAAGTAGGCCCTTCACACCTCGAAGGGGCGCGCGGGGGCGTCGAGGTGGTCGCGGAGCAGCGGGGTGTAGCGCTCCGCGGCCCGGCGCAACCGCGCGGCCTCCGCCGGGACGAGCGCCTCCAGCGCCGAGGCCGCCATCACGTGGTGGCCCACCTGGAAGGCCAGGTAGCACGGCCGGTAGAAGTCCAATAGCCGGGGGCTGACGGCGCGGCCGCTCGCGCGCGCCACGTACTCGGCGAGGATGTCCTGCTCGGCCGCGTCCAGCCCGAGCTCCACGGCGGCGCCCACCACGTCCCAGGCCACGTCCTGACAGCCGACCAGGTCATGAGCGTCGT
This is a stretch of genomic DNA from Archangium violaceum. It encodes these proteins:
- a CDS encoding monovalent cation:proton antiporter-2 (CPA2) family protein, with product MAASPQDPIYVQALIFLGAAVVAVPLFRRLRLGSILGYLAAGLVIGPFGLGLFSDSTSVMHVAELGVVLFLFVIGLELNLTRLWAMRRDIFVLGTAQVVFTGLLAMLYPLLVVGRSWQASLVAGLGLALSSTALVMQLLGERGEAQHPHGQKAFAILLLQDLAIVPLLALVALLSPVKTAGGDPVWLSGAKMLGALAVVVLTGRYLLSPFFRVLASAGAHEVMTAAALLVVIAAATLMTYVGLSSALGAFIAGVLLAESTYRHELEADLEPFRGLLLGLFFISVGMTVDLRVIAHAWPLLLGAVVTLTVIKTSVVYGLMRLLRNGHEVSIRTALYLGQGGEFGFVLFSTAVAAGVMEQVIATRLVAVVTLTMALTPLLAALAPRLARTRAAPEREERFEDVHGSVLIIGFGRFGQIVSQLLLPEGVDVTTIDNDVEMIEAAERFGFKVYYGDGTRLDVLRAAGAERARLICVCVERQETANRIVELCRTSFPFARLYVRAYDRGHALELLEQGAHFQMRETFESAIAFGRAALEELGLSRERVAEVEEDIRRRDRERFALQQQQGRDPWVGSDRLYTRPAPRPEPFTSPQRQGVALNPDALTEGSTRQDEEGGGDD
- a CDS encoding DUF1622 domain-containing protein; this translates as MAFAEWVSMAARLFEGAGVAVMVVGTVFSAVSVPLRLRRETRESLFRHFREKVGRSILLGLELLVAADIIRTVSEEPTLQGVLVLGLIVLIRTFLSFTLAVELEGHWPWKSAELKLKGLKQEEPRASAQRPGEAPQGPEGGR